The DNA sequence ATACTTGTTGACGAAGGAGATGGAGATCTGTTGCTGCAGCAGAGCAATCGAGAGGACCGCGTTTTGCAGTGGCTACAAGCGCTTGATATGCAGGTTATGGGCGCGTGTCGCGTCGACGAGAGGTTGAAGCCGTTGTTGAAGATGAATGCGTCGAACGACATCGCAGAGGATCGATTGTTAGCTCAATTGAGCCAGGTATGATAGAAATGACCCAACTTGATTGAATTGAAGCTCTATTTGCCATTCAATGGTTTTTGGTGGGAGTAATTGCAAAATACTTTGTGAATTGGATGGAAGGTTGTTGAAATCTGTCGAAATGTGGGCATAATTTTTGGCTTTAAGTTTATATTGATTTCGGGTTTTGCAAATTGATGATCTCACACTTTGTGTTTGATGAATAGCATTTCGAGCCGGCGGAAGTTGGAATGCTTGCGAGGTGCTTCTGTATACCTCTCGTATCTATTCGTGTGGGGAAGATCAACAAGCAAGGGACTCTCTTGTGTCCCACTGCTGCTAGGTAAACATCTGACTATCGATATCCATTGGTGCTCTGGTTTGGTGTGTTTTGGcctgtgtgtttgtttgtttgaaatGTTGTTTGTAATTGatgtttttcattatttttgctcGTTTAAATAGTTTGAACAAGAACCGTACAAAGTCAATCACTTAGAACAACTGATTGCCTTTGCATTTAGATAGCTTTGCTGGAAATCTTTGGCTTTCGATTTAACTGTTGTTAGTAATGTCCTGATGTTAGTCCTGTCTGATGTTTTGCAGTCAATCAAACATTTAATTTACTCTCGTAAGTTCAAATTTGTCCGATATTAATTTCCAGGTCCTCATGTAGAAAAGGATTAGTTGTGTGATTGTGCGTGTTTGATTTTTATTGGGAGACTGGACTGCATCTTTCATGTTGATTACGAACTTCAGAAAGTAAAGTCTTTGTGTGATTCTTTGTATGCATTTATATTTATGGGTCATCTTTAGAGAATGTTTTAGAAAAGTTCACTCAAGATAGTTTTGAATTATTGTTTTGGATTATTATACAACTCAGCAGAAACTCTCTGCTGTGTATGTTTGTGagttatatttttatgtgtGAAATTGATTGGAAAGCTCGCTCTCATATCGGTTGGGACTTACTTTGGTTACTTAAAACATGGATTTTGTTATGGTTCGTCAAATGGGAATCGGAAAGTGATCTCACCTGGCTAGAACAATGCACAATGGGGTTTCACTCTTAATAGACTGAATGTTCAATTACAACTTTGAATGTGGGGAAGACATTCTTAGGTCAAATGTCTTTATGGTTTTGGCTTCTTATTAAGAAAACATCATAATCTACGAAAGCTTAATGTGTCGTTTATCATTTCAAGATGGTAGGTATTTTTGGTCACCAAAATTACCATATAATTTAGTGTAACAATTTTTGGAATCATGAATCCCTGATTGTGGATTTTGAGGGTAGTAGCATTTTGTGATAGCCTTGGGAAATACCATCATATTAACTATGTTTGACTTGTGGATTTCTATTTGCTGTGAAAAGCACTACATCTTGATGTCACTTTGTACTGCATCATGGTTTTTGCAGTCAGACATGGAGAGACATTTTGGAGGTTAGTTTTTATGATGTACTTGTTAAATCAATTTATGTGAAGAAAATGACATTTGTTTACAATACATAAGCAGAATGATTTCAGATGAAGCTTATATTTTTCATTGAATATTTTGGTCTGCATTTATTTCAACGTATCTTTTACTTATCAGTCTTTTGTcaataaatcaatttatggCTATTCTGATATAGTTTGCAGttcttctttccttttattataattaacgTCATTGGCATGTATCGTTAACTTTTATTTGCGGGTTAGTTACTTTAGTGGttacaaaataaacaattcCCTAAGTTTGGTGGAAGGAATTTTGATATAGTATTGAGTTTGTGAACAAATCTTATGTTGTGAGGAGTGTTATCATTAGTAAATAATGTTTTCGTAGGTAGGGGAATCTATTTAGTTTATTAGTAGTGACAATGTTCATTCTTCCAAGTAAATATGTCTTTTGACTTGTAGGTAAAGTGGGCATATTCTATTATGATCTCTGAATTAAGAGGAAGTAAAGGTAGTTCCACGATCCTATATATTATATAGCTTGCTGCtgcattttaattataaatgattGACATCTTGATGGAGATCAAAATTGAGTGTGACCGATTGTTGTGTTTCAGAGTTATGTCGTTTCTTTCTACCGTGTTCCAGAAGTTTATTTGGTTCTGCAAGCATATGTTTCTTTATTAACGTCGAGCTATTCTTTAACTGAATTGGACATCAATGTACTACTTTATGTCTTACTTTCTTCCAGTCATATGGTGTAGTGATGGCGTGTTACTTGAACTTCctgtttatttatatatgtacaGAAAAGAAACATTTGTGTGAAATGCTTTTGCTTGATAAAAGTAACATTATCTCATAACGCATTTATCAGTGAAAAACAGGAAGATACACCTTTTTGCATTGGTTGTGTACCTGTCAGTTATGCTGGTCACTGGAGAGTCCAACTTTTATCAGGTTTTAGTATTGTTAGGATTCAAGATACAAAATTTACGTTGATGCATCTCTAAATAATAGCTTTTGTGATAGCTATTTTGAAGGGCTTAATATTTGAACTTTCAAGGAAAATGGTTGTGATCCTGCttggtgatttgttttcttAGAATGGTAAACAGATACCTTTGTCTGTAAAGCCttcaaattaacaatttaattgcTTGAATTTGTTTTGGATTTTATCAATGGAAAagcaaagtaaaaaagaaataattttgtTAATTGAGAAAGCACAATTAGATTTATATTGAGTGATTGTGCTCCTTCAATTTTAGTCTTCATATGCTTATATTTGTTCCTCTCCTTTGAAACTACTTTCAAAGCATGACTGTGTAATGTAGTTTCTGGTTGATGTTgttgtgttttatttgtttattgtttaTATATGTATTTCTAAGCTTTCATTATCTTTTCATGTTATCTCAGGGGCAATTTAAATCTTACAGTTTTGCCAACTTCAAATTTACGCCTTTCATTCGTTGGGGATGATGGTCGTATAGATAGACTGTGCACCTTACATAATAAATCCGAATGCTCTGCTGTAGAAGTCAATGAGATTCCAGCAGACAATTCTGGCCGATCTTTCCTTATTAAAATTCGAGATGACCGGATTTTTTACTTTTGGTGCTCTGAGACATCACGACTTTTGGGAATTGAATTGCTTTTGAAGGTATGCATATAACAAGTAAGATTGATTTGATGCATTTGGTTCCAACAGTAGTTTTAATTCAATGTATTTTGTTTGTGTACAGATGAAGGATCTGCTCAAGAGGAAGCCCTCCATAGCTGAGTTAACTGGTATCAGTGAATCTCGCCTCGGTTGCTTTGCAACTCACCTACGTGCCTATCTGGTGGGATCAACAGCAGGTGCCAGTGCGTCAAGTTCTGCAGGCTCACCTTCTGATACGTATGCCACCACAGAACCATCTGATACAGCTCAACACGGACACTTCTCATCCACATCATCAAAATCCCTGCGTTCCCGACATGGTGTCAATCAATCAATGAAGGCAAATTCATCATTTCAGGGTAGCCTGAGTCCACGGTCGAGTTCCTTCAAAGATCTGCCCAGAACCTTGTCTTCACTAAGGAATATTACCAGGGAGAAGTTAAGGAAGCGAGGCGACATCTATCTTTCAGCCATTGACAACCCAACAGTTGCTTCACCAATCACAATCGATTCATCTTGTTCAAATCATGCCGAAAGTGACTGGTGTCCAGAACCTATTAGAAGTTGCTCGTTATCATCTTCAGGTTTCATAGAGTCACTAGGGAAAACCCGGAACCCTGCATCACCAGTTCCTTACATGGTTACCCCTTTGCTCTCTCCTTACTATtgttggtgccctccaggttcgTCCGATTTGCAATACTCACCAGGAGTTCCTGAACTCCCCCGCTCATCGACAGAGTCAGCATTGCTTCCACCACTTTCGTCTTTATTACCACCCAATATGCCCTCCAGCATGTTGACAACAAAACCACCTCTTCATTTGGCTGATTCCCCCTTGCTTGATTTC is a window from the Pyrus communis chromosome 16, drPyrComm1.1, whole genome shotgun sequence genome containing:
- the LOC137719659 gene encoding uncharacterized protein, with the translated sequence MTNHGDRDIDTNNEINGGDRISDQSNGGEMEDLSSSNGVESNGAGSAARSEAGLEERLTGILVDEGDGDLLLQQSNREDRVLQWLQALDMQVMGACRVDERLKPLLKMNASNDIAEDRLLAQLSQHFEPAEVGMLARCFCIPLVSIRVGKINKQGTLLCPTAARGNLNLTVLPTSNLRLSFVGDDGRIDRLCTLHNKSECSAVEVNEIPADNSGRSFLIKIRDDRIFYFWCSETSRLLGIELLLKMKDLLKRKPSIAELTGISESRLGCFATHLRAYLVGSTAGASASSSAGSPSDTYATTEPSDTAQHGHFSSTSSKSLRSRHGVNQSMKANSSFQGSLSPRSSSFKDLPRTLSSLRNITREKLRKRGDIYLSAIDNPTVASPITIDSSCSNHAESDWCPEPIRSCSLSSSGFIESLGKTRNPASPVPYMVTPLLSPYYCWCPPGSSDLQYSPGVPELPRSSTESALLPPLSSLLPPNMPSSMLTTKPPLHLADSPLLDFPAFLPDPLVRLPRPSSQQIPTFIPLMCDPIVHIPVIDICSSGQGYLVSAGPAISTAISPLHSKLVNIPETDSMLEKGARETLRRLLISGSTQNSSQLMDVLPAMITSAHENRNMLVTGSRGLYSGTRDVDVIANSIAAMGLVSLPGISNMASVLDNRSGRDNFNIQEEGTSGLEGSCSEDKGTACCSDFRAKRADE